A part of Phoenix dactylifera cultivar Barhee BC4 chromosome 2, palm_55x_up_171113_PBpolish2nd_filt_p, whole genome shotgun sequence genomic DNA contains:
- the LOC103706394 gene encoding probable WRKY transcription factor 14 has protein sequence MCDFFWQRMENDQGDLADIVRAGGRGGPSSADFPIADWQLLSEPATFPPSTQAPASDFGDPFANLRDPLLDQLVGSEFYDGSPSTTSGLVNMSPEGGDAGAGGGSNGLVEQKKMLMGEEMRSPCNIFSRVLQISPSTSKNSPLSPRAIKPSPIVTGDMVKMAGGSVGCPLDPTAGVQISSPRTTGIKRRKSQAKKVVCIPAPAAASNRPSGEVVPSDLWAWRKYGQKPIKGSPYPRGYYRCSSSKGCSARKQVERSRTDPNMLVITYTSEHNHPWPTQRNALAGSTRAQPTKSGSSASKNPAHNQKPSASLKEESREATSSSAPAIKEEAREMEKAMDPVEDNEFDQVFQQSYKPMIPDSDQPDDFFADLAELEPDPMSLIFSKGFMETKPADEERGLRASDPFSMFDWAGNSFGEARKGL, from the exons ATGTGTGACTTCTTTTGGCAAAGGATGGAGAATGACCAGGGCGACCTCGCTGACATCGTCCGGGCGGGCGGGCGCGGCGGTCCCTCGAGCGCCGACTTCCCGATCGCCGACTGGCAGCTCCTCTCGGAGCCCGCGACCTTCCCACCGTCAACCCAGGCCCCGGCCAGCGACTTCGGCGACCCCTTCGCCAACCTCCGAGACCCGCTGCTCGACCAATTGGTCGGTTCGGAGTTCTACGACGGCAGCCCAAGCACGACATCGGGCCTGGTCAACATGAGCCCCGAGGGTGGCGATGCCGGCGCCGGTGGCGGCAGCAATGGCCTCGTAGAGCAGAAAAAGATGCTGATGGGTGAGGAGATGAGATCGCCTTGTAATATCTTCTCCCGGGTCCTTCAGATCTCGCCGAGCACCAGCAAGAATTCTCCGCTCTCGCCGAGAGCGATCAAGCCTTCTCCAATAGTAACCGGCGACATGGTGAAGATGGCTGGTGGCTCCGTCGGCTGCCCACTGGATCCCACCGCTGGGGTGCAGATCTCGTCCCCTCGAACTACCGGGATCAAGCGAAG AAAAAGCCAGGCAAAGAAAGTGGTTTGCATTCCAGCACCAGCAGCAGCAAGCAACAGACCTAGTGGAGAGGTGGTTCCCTCTGATCTATGGGCTTGGAGGAAATATGGTCAAAAACCCATCAAGGGATCCCCTTATCCAAG GGGCTATTACAGATGCAGCAGTTCGAAGGGATGCTCGGCAAGGAAGCAAGTTGAGCGAAGTCGAACCGATCCCAACATGTTAGTCATCACCTATACATCGGAGCACAaccatccatggccaactcaaAGGAATGCACTTGCCGGATCTACAAGAGCCCAACCCACAAAGAGTGGCTCTTCAGCTTCAAAGAACCCCGCTCATAACCAAAAACCATCCGCAAGCCTCAAAGAAGAGTCCAGGGAGGCAACAAGCTCGAGCGCCCCTGCGATAAAAGAAGAAGCGAGAGAGATGGAGAAGGCCATGGATCCAGTCGAAGATAATGAATTCGATCAGGTGTTCCAGCAGAGCTACAAGCCCATGATCCCAGATTCGGATCAGCCCGATGACTTCTTCGCAGATTTGGCAGAGCTGGAGCCTGACCCGATGAGCCTCATCTTCTCGAAAGGATTCATGGAAACCAAGCCAGCTGATGAGGAGAGGGGACTGAGAGCTTCAGATCCATTCAGCATGTTTGATTGGGCTGGGAACTCATTTGGAGAAGCTAGGAAAGGTTTATAA